From the genome of Alkalispirochaeta americana:
TCCTCGAGGGCTACGATGTAGGGTATTACTATTACAATACTTCCGACCTTTGGCCCTACGCCTGGTACGGGCTGTGGCGCTGGTGGCCCGGTTTTGCCGGGAGCATTTTTTCTGATCTTCTCAAAAGTGTTCCTCTGGCAATTCCCCGGGAGCAGATGATCTACCGTAGTGAGACTATGGAGCCGCTTATGGTTTCCGGGAAGGTTCCCCACGATATCGGGGCGGTAATGGAAGACCCCTGGCACAGTCTGAACGGATATCAGATGCGTGATGACTCCAACCTCTGGAAGGATCATAATCCTGCCTTTTTGTTAAGCCTCTATCTGGAGCGGCGTTTTTCAGGACACCGGCTCTCACCGTCCGAGTGGGCTGCAGTCCGGCAGGCGGGGCTCTTTATGCTCGATCAGGCCGAGGAATCGACAGCGCTGCCCCTGCATCGAGCCTTTGGTGATAGCACCTGGGATAATCTGGGTCTCCAGGGTTATGTGTCGTACAGCGCAGCCTTCACTCTGGGATCGCTGGCTGCGCTGATCTCCTGGGCGGATGATTTCGGTGACGGGAGCCTGGCTCGGAAGTGCCGGCAGCGGCTGAAACTTGCTGAGGAAGCATTTGAGAAACATCTCTGGAATGGAGAATATTACCGACTTTGTGATCAGGGAAGATACACGGACTGCCTCATGGGAGATGGAGTCCTGGGCATCTTTCTTGCCGATCTGGCGGGGCTAACAAAATCTCTTGGGGCGATTCCCCGGGAACAGGTGAAAAGTCACTTAAAATCGGTCTATCGCTATTGTTTCATCCAGTATCATCGGGGGCAGGCGGGGCCCTTGCTGGTAGCAGCCCCGGGGAAAATCCGCTTTTCCGGCGACGGTGGCGATGAGCTGCAGGTCAATGAGGTCCTTCTCGGGTCGGCCTGGTCCACTGTCGCCATGATGGAATACTATGAATTGAAGCATGAAGCCCGAGAAATTGCTTCGGTACTGGTGGAGCGTATCTACGGGACAAACCAGCATGGACGAGGATTGCAGTTTCGGACTCCTGCCGCTATTGATGGTTTCCTGCGGTTTCGAGCTCCCCTGAACATGCGTCCTCTATCGATTTGGCTTCTTGATGCGGTTTTCCAGGCACGGGCCACCCCGGATCACTGACCCCGGGGTGGCTCGCAGAGTTTCAGACTAATACAGCCCGGTCATCATTCCGATGCCGTAGATCACGGCGGCAACAATGGGAGCCGAGACCAGCGACACGATGATCCCTCCCAAGGCGAAATCCCGGATGCTGAAATATCCAGCGGTATAGGGGATAACGTTGGTGGGGGTGCTGGTTACCATAATAAAGGCCATGCTCGCCGTGAGGGCCGCCGGCATGGTTATGGTGAGGGCGTCCAGTCCCACCGCTGCTGCCAGGGTTATCATGATGGGAATCATGATAGTGGCCGTCACGGTATTGCTCGAGAGAAAGATCTTTATCAGACTCACGATAACCACCACCAGGAGTACCAGAACGAAGGGGTGGAGCGTTCCGATCCCTCCCAACGTCGCCAAAGCAAGCCACTCCGCCGCTCCCGTGCGGTAGAGCACCATGCCCAGGGATATTCCCGCCAGGATCAGCACGATACTACTCCAGCTTATGTCTTTCTCCACTTTGGCCCAGGGTGTTTCTGCCACACCGGGAAAAAAGAAAATCGATGCCGTGAGAAGTACCGGAAGGGAGATGGGAATTGCGATTCCCAGCAGATGCTCCCAGACTGGCGTGGTGATCCAGAGAGAAACCGTGAGAAGGAAAATCAGGAGAGTTGTCTTTTCTTCTCGGTGCATCGGAGGAAGACATCGGTATTCTTCTTGCATCTCGGCTCGGGTTTTTTGCAGGCGCTTCATTTCCGGTTTGAACACCACCATGAGCACACCCCAGGTGGGAAGCAGGATCAGGAGCCCCGCCGGAACGCCGAAGGCCATCCATCCAAGAAAAGTGAGTTCCACCCCGGCCATCTCCTGGAGAAAGCCGATGGCGATGGGGTTTGGTCCTGCACCGGCGGGTGTCATGATTCCCCCCACGGTCGGCCCCCAGGCGCAGGAGATCATCAGGGCTTTGCCGAAATTGCTCTTCAGCGGCTCAACCCCTTCCTCTTTCAGGATGGCTGCTCCCAGGGGCATGAGCATGGCAGCCACGGCGGTATCGGTGATCCAGGCCGATATCAGAGCTCCCACGGTCATGAACCCCAGGAGTATCATGGAGGTGCGGTTTCCCGTGCGCGAAAGAAGAAATACCGAAATCCGGTTTCCCAGTCCCGAAGTGGTAATAAAACTCGAGAGAATCAGGACCCCGATAAAAAAGGCAACGATGTGGTTGCCGAAGCCGATACTTACAACACCGGCGAAGCTTTCCACACCGAAGAGAGCCAGCAGAATGAGGCCCAAAAGTCCGGTGATGTGGAAGGGTATCGCCTCGGTAAGCCACAGCAGGAGGGTAAAGAGCAGGACTCCCATGGCGGTGAGCCCATCGCTGGTGAGGGTGGCCCCGCCGATTCGGGCAATGCTCTCCGGCACCGGAGCAAATCGCCCCAGAAGCGCTATGGCAAAGGCCGATGCCAGGATCAGCCAGCGGAAAGAATTTTCTCTCTCCCGAGCCGCCATCACCGGGCCTCCGGGAGAAGAGAACGCAGCATGGTGCCTACCGTGCTTGGCCGGTCTGCCACGAGGGCTCCCGCTCGGGTAAGGGCCTGGTCCTTGGCGGCCACCGTGCCGGCGCTGCCCGTAACGATCGCCCCGGCATGGCCCATTCGCTTGCCCCGGGGGGCGGTGCGTCCTCCGATGAAGGCAACCAGGGGTTTGGTAAAGCGCTGGTCCGCCATGGCCCGGGCTACTTCTTCCTCCATTGTTCCCCCCAGTTCTCCCACGATCACCACACCTTCGGTTTCGGAGTCGTGCTGGAAAGCGTCGAGAAATTCGGCAAAGCGGGTTCCTGGCACGGGGTCTCCTCCCACACCAATCAGGGTAGAGACGCCAAACCCTTCTGCAACGATCATGGAGGTCACCTCGTTAGTGAGAGAACCTGAACGGGTCATGACGCCGATTCGCCCTGGTTTGTAGACTCGTTTGATCCAGTAGGGGAAGGTTCCTGCCATGGATCTCCCCGGTGAGATCACCCCGGAGGTATTCCCTCCTACCACCTGGGCTCCTTCGCTTCGGGCAGCGGCACGAATCTCGACCTGGTCCCTCAAGGGTATGCCGTCGGCGATGGTGATAATCTTTTTGATTCCCCCATTCAGGGCCTCGTATACGGCATCCCTGGTAAATCGGGGAGGGACGAAGAGCATGGCAGCCTCGGCCCGGTTTGCCTCCTGGGCGCGGGCGACGCTGTGGTATACCGGGATTCCCCGCACCTCCTGACCCTCTTTGCCTGGAGTAACTCCGGCAACAACCCGGGCTCCCAGGTCGATCATGTGCCCTGTCCAGAAGGCTCCTTCTTTTCCGGTTATGCCTTGTACAACGATCGGTGTTGTCTCGTCTATGAAGATGCTCATGCCTTTCCTCCTGCCAGGGCTACGGCTTTCCGAACAGCCACTTCGGTATCGTAGAGAGGCTCCAGTCCCGCTGCACGGAGAGTTGCATCGGCCTCTTCCTCGTTGGTTCCGCGAAGGCAGGTCACTATGGGCCGGTCGGGGTTGAGGTTTTTCACCGCCTCCACCACCCCTTTGGCCATTACGTCAGCCCGGGCGATCGTTCCGAAGGTTACAATGAGAATTACCTTGCTTTTGTTTTTGAGGCAGAGCTCCATCGCGCGCTGGGCCTTGTTGTAGTTGGGGCCTCCGAACTCCAGGTAGTTGGCCACAGATCCTCCCTCGTAGTTCACCAGATCAAAGACTGTGGTCGCCAGTCCTGCTCCGGCGCACATCAGAGAGATCGTTCCGTCGAACTGGAGGTAGGGTATCCCTTCCAGGGCAGCTTCGAAGGCTGGATCAGACTCGTATTGCTCGCGCAGAAGCTGAAACTCGGGGTGTCGATAGAGGCTGTTGTCGTCAATGATAACTTTTGCGTCGCCAGCAACAAGTCTTTTCCCGTCGGCTCGCACAAAGAGGGGATTAATTTCTGCCAGTTCGGCATCGTTTTCGATAAAAACCGAGTAGAGACGGGTTGCCAGATCAGCAAAGGATCTGACCATATCTCCCTGAAGCCCCAGGTCGTAGGCGAGGCCGCGGGCCTGATAGGGGAGTATCCCCCGTAAGGGATCAAGAAAAACCCTTTTGATAGCGTGGGGACGTTCCTCTGCCAGGGTCTCGATATCCACTCCTCCCTCGGCAGACGCCAGGAGTACGTAGCCGCCGCCCAAGGCATCGACGGAGATAGATATGTACAGTTCCTGGTTGAAAGGGACCGCTTCTTCCAGGAGTATCGCGGGGATGGTGTGCCCCCCTTCCAGCATCTCCTGGACTGCCAGAAGGGTCTCTTGTGCCAGCTCATCAGGATCGCCCTGGTTCCCTCCAACGATCCTGATGAGCCCTGCCTTCCCTCGTCCTCCCATATCCAGTTGGGCCTTTACCACCAGGCGTGACGTCTTTCCGGAGGAGAGATGTGCCAGTTCGTTGATAGCAGCGCCCAGTCTCTCCTGGAGGTCCGGGCTACCATCGGGTAAAGGAGTTCCATCGGGGTTCATGATTCTCACCAGTTGTCCCTGGGGAATCGCTATTCCTGCGCGGGAAAAGAGTTCCTTTCCCTGAAATTCAAATCGTTTCACAATTCCTCCGCTTTATTTCCTGTAGCGTGTCCAGAATGATCCCCAGATCTCTTCATCTCCGGGTCGGTCCGGGGGAATCGGTTCGCTCACCCAGGTGACGTTGATGAAGTGTTTCCAGTAAATATTCTCGGTTGTGATATTTCCTCCCCAGGTTCCGCAGCCCAGTGTTACGGTGCTGGGCATGGCGTTGAAGAAGTTTCCTCCGTTGCCCGGAGCCTGGGCCTGGCGAACCATAATTCGACTGGTGCGTATGGTCTCTCCCAGATGATGGATATAGTCTTCCCGGAAGGTGTGGATCCCGCAGGAATGGCCCGTGCCGGCCTGGTCGGTGAGACGTACCAGCAGGTCCACCGCCTCTTCCCAGCGGGTATACCGGTAAACCGTGAGGACGGGGCAGAGCTTTTCCTGGCTGAAGGGGTCCTGCTCGAGGGGGTGCTGGCCCTCAACGAGGATAACCCGGGTTCCTTCGGGGAGGGTGATTCCTGCCCCGGCAGCGATAGTTTCGGCGCTACGGGCGATGATTTCGGGATTCAGGCTGACCACTCCTTTTTTGTTGGGTCGCCAGAGCCAGGACTCGAGCTGGGACCGTTCCCGGGAGGTCGCAAGATAACAGCCCTGATGGTTCACCAGCTCCGAGAGCATCTTATCGTAGACGGAGTCCTCCACGATGATGCTGTTCTCGCTGGAGCAACTGGTGGCATGATCGAAGGCTTTGCTCAGGGCAATTTTTGCGGCTGCATCGGCCAGATCGGCATCTTCTGCAACGATTTGAACCGAGTTCCCGGGCCCCACCCCGAAGGCGGGCGTCCCGCTGGAGTAGGCCGCTTTGACCATCGCCCCGCCTCCGGTGGCTACCACCAGATCGACCTGTTTCATTAATTCGCCGGTTTGTTCCAGTGATGGCTCATCCACTATCTGAACCAGATCTTCCGGGGCGCCCACCCGGCGAAGACCTCGGCGCATGAACTCCACCGCCAGAGCACTTGCCCTGGCCGCCCGGGGGTGGGGAGCAAAGATGACGGCGTTTCGACCTTTGAGTATGCTGAGACCGTTGCTCGCCGGAGTTGCCGTGGGGTTTGTGACCGGTAAAAGAGCTCCCACCACGCCAACGGGTTTAGCGTATTTGCTCAGCCCCCTTATCTCGTCCCGTTCTATCAGGCCCACCGTTCGTGCCTGCTGAAGATCCTTTAACACCCCCAGGACCTTTACCTTGTGTTTGGTGATCTTGTCCGCCACGTTTCCCATACCCGTGGCCTGGACAGCGCATTCTGCAAGCTTCCCGATGTTTTCGTCGTTGTAGACCTCCCAGCCCACGGAGAGACACAGGTCGTCGATTTCCTCCTGGGTGTAGGCGGCGATTTTTTCTTGCGCTGCCCGGGCTCTCTCCATGAGGGATGCAATAACGGTTTGATCAGCGCTGCTCATGCGAAGTTCTCCTCCTCCAGCCTCTGAACCCCGGAAAAGGCCGACGAAAGCCACTCGGCCCGATCTTCCATGGTCTGGGTGAACTCCAGGGCGAGCCAGGACTCGACGATCTGGATTCCCAAGAAAGGAGCGGTGATCCAGCCTCCGAGGGTAATAACGTTGGAATTATTGATGATCCGGCCCCGTTCTCCAGCAAAAACCGTGTCTGCCACGATGGCATAGACTCCCTTGAATTTGTTTGCCACGATAGCCATACCCTGGCCCGTTCCACAGACCAGAACCCCCTTGTCGGCCCTGCCTTCCTGAAGTGCCCGGGCCACTTTGGGAGCCTGCTCGACGTAGGGGCGTGCTTCGTCGGGGCTGTCCTGGCCAAGATCCAGAATTTCCAGGTCTTCCCGGGTTGTCAGGTGTTCCAGAAGCGCCTGCTTCAGGGGGTATCCCGCTCTGTCGCTGGCCACGGCCAGGCGTGTCTTTTTCGTATTCATAGTCATGCTCCCTTTCGCTCGGGGTGGTTCCCGGTTTTTTTATCCATCAGATTTCGGGCCTGGTTGGTGATATTTTCGGCTGTAAGGCCAAACCGTTCCTGCAGGTACCGCTGGGTTCCTACCTCGCCAAATTCATCCTGAATACCTACCCGTATGTGCGGAACCGGGTAGTGTTCACCCAGAACCTCGGCTACGGCGCTCCCGAGTCCTCCCTGGACCTGGTGATTTTCTGCGGTCAGGACAGCTCCGGTTTTTCGGGCGTACTGAATCAGAAGCTCTTCGTCCAGGGGCTTGATTGTGTGCATATCGATCACCGTCGCCGATAATCCTGTTTCTTCCAGGAGCTCCGCCGCCGCGATCGCTTCTGCTACCAGGATGGCTCCCGATGCAATGATTGTGAGGTCTGATCCCTCGCACAGAACCTTGCCCTTGCCGAGCTCAAAGGTCTCCGAGGGTGCATAGATTGGTGTTACGGGCTTTCGGTGGAGCCGGAGGTAGCTCGATCCCTTGCGGAAGGCTATCTGCGGAAGAAGTGACTTCAGGCTGACGGGATCGGCGGGTTCGCAGATGACGATCCCCGGGATTGTACGCATAAGCCCCAGGTCCTCAAAGGACATATGGGTGCCCCCATTGTAGGCGGCGGCCACCCCGGGATCAGATCCGGTGAGTTTTACGTTCTGTCTTGCGTAGTTTGCCGAGAGAAAGAACTGGTCAAAGGTTCGGCGAGTAGCAAAGCAACTGAAGCTGGCGGGAAAGGGGATGAAACCTGTTGCCGAGAGGCCTGCTGCTACTCCCACCATGTTTGCCTCGGCTACTCCCATATCGAAGGTTCGTTCGGGAAACCGTTCCTTGAAGCAAACCGTTCCATTGGCACGCATCAGATCGGCATCGAGGACCACGATTCGATCATCCTCCTCGGCCAGGCGAACCAGTTCTTCCCCATAGACAGCGCGCATTTCCGGCTGCTGCTCATCCTGTGGTGCCCGTTCGATCACGTAGTTCATGGCTGTACCTCCCGATTGGTTTCTTCCAGCTCGCTCTCACACCGGTCCAGCCAGGCGTAGACTTTTTCGGCATCTTCCCGGGTGAGGGGCATGTTGTGGTTCGTGTAGTCATTCTCGATGTGGGGAATGCCCTTGCCCTTGATGGTATCGGCGATAATCATGGAGGGGCGTTTCTCCTCGGCGCAGGCCCGTTCCAGGACCTCGTCGAGGGCGCCCAGGTCGTGGCCGTCAACGCGTTGCGTAAACCAGCCAAAACTCTCCCATCGTTCTTCCAGATGATCCAGGTTCATGATTTTTTCGCTGGGGCCATCGATTTGCATCTTGTTGTAGTCCGTGAAGGCTACCAGATTGTTCAGGCCATACATGCTGGCTGACATGGCAGCTTCCCAGGTTTGCCCCTCGTTGGTATCGCCATCTCCGATGAGGGCAAAGATCCGTCCGGGGAGGTTCTTGAGACGATGCCCCAAAGCCATCCCCACGGCAGCAGAAAGCCCCTGACCCAGGGAGCCGGTGGTCATATCGATTCCCGGGGTTCTGTTCATGTCGCAGTGGCTGGGCAGGTTTGTTCCTCCCTGGTTCAGGGTGTAAAGCATTTCCTTTGGGAAAAAACCCCGATCAGCCAGGACTGCGTAGAGGGCCGGTCCGGCATGGCCCTTGGAGAGGACAAACTTGTCCCGATCCTCCCGGACCGGATCTGCAGGATCGTGCTTCATGTGGCGGTAATAGAGCAGCACCAATATTTCTGTTACCGAGAGACAGCCTCCCACATGACCTATTCCAAGGTGGGCAATTTCCTCCACCGTGAGGCGTCTGATGTCAAGGGCCTTTTCCTTAAGCCTTCGCAGATCTTCCGTCGTCATAGAACCTCCTTCTGCCAGGTTGTAACCTGTTTTCTTTCTGTAAGTAACTATGTGACAGGTCCGGGAGTATGTCAAGGGTTTGTTGCTGTCCAGGGTGGCCCCCGGGCCTGAGGAGTCCCGGGGTGTGCCCATCCTGAGGGAAAAATGTCTACAGAAAGGTAGCGCCCATGAGTTGGGCCGTTCTTCGAAGAATATCGCGCTGCCGTCCTTGAACAACGCAGAGATGGTGGGGCATGCCGGCCTGGATCATCTCTTCGAACCATAGTCGTATATCAAGAGACTCGGTTTCAAAAAGACCGTTGGTGGCCAGAAGATCCCGCAGAGGGGGTGCGGTTTTTCCTTCCAGAGCTGTCATGTAGTATCTGTTTCGGAAACGCCAAAGCCGGAAGAGGGTCACCTCCATACCGGCGCGTATGGTAGCCTCCACAACGGTGGGTTTTAGATTATTAAACTGAAGTCCCAGTCGGGGAGCTCCCGGTGAGCCTGGGGGCTCGCACATCTGGAACGGGGCCGCGCCGGTGTGCCAGATTGTGGCGGTTTTCTCTGTGTGCTCCAGCCAATCGGTGAGATACACGGGGCCGATCCCCAGGCTTTCGGCGATACGTGAACAGATAGCTCCATCAAGATCTCCTTCCATGGCGATGGGCATTCCTTGCGAGACCAGTTGTGCCAGGGCAAGATAGGGCCAGTGACCGGTCTGGTTGGGAAGATCGGGCCAGCACCGGAAAGCAAGAGCGTCGAGGCCTGATTCCTGGTAGATATCCCTGAAAGCCCGGGAGTATCGGGCCTGCATCTCCAGTTCCCCGGCTGCTCCCGGACTGAACCCCTCTCCCGAAGGAAGACCAAGATCCTTCAGGGTTTGAAGATCCCCGGCGATCTCGTCGCTACTGTACCCTTCAACGCGGGATATCAGTTCGGTGGTGCTCACGTGGTAAAGGTGAGACCCGAGAGTTTCGGCCAGAAAGACCGGATCGGCATGGAAATCGATAAACCCGGGGGCATGGTATCCGATCAAGCCGAAAACCTTTCCTCGGATATTCTGGGCGGCATGGACCGTCAGGATCTCTCGCTGGAGCGCCTCCTGCGTTTTCGGGTCATCGGGGTGGCCGTAGGCAAAGGAAATGGCGTGGCCCAGATGACGAAGTGTGGCAGCCATGGCATGGGTTCCCACCAGAGAGTTGGCACTTATCATGGATCCCTCCTGTTTTTCCGTGGTCGCCCAGAGCAGGAGCGGTTCTTCCCAGAGCCGCGAAAGAAGGGGGGCCAGGCGGCCATCGGAGATGGTGGGTTGTACTATCACAAGGACTGTGACGCCCCGGGCCCGGCAGAAATCAACCGCTTTTGTGAGTTCCGTCGTGTCAGTTATGGTTTCGGGAGGGCTGTGAACGGTCCAGGGAAGGCTTTCAAGAAAGGCCTGGATACGGCTGGTGATCGTTGCTCCCCACTCCGGGTCAAAGCCTGGCCGTTTTCGGCCCATAATCAGCAAACCGATCGACGGTGGTGCCACAGAACGCTCCTGGTGCAGGTTCATAGGGTTCTCCTTATGCAAACAGATCTTATTTTCAGAAACTAAGTAATATTACCGCAGGTCTTCCGTTCCGTAAAGGAGTTCTTTGCCAGAGGTTTCTAGGGTGAGTCCGGGGAGCTGTTCCGGGGGAATCGTATTGTCAGGGATGTTCCCTGACCCTGGGTAAGCTCAAGGGAGGCCTTCTCCTGCTCAGCCAGGGTTCTTACCAGAGAAAAGCCAAAGCCTGGGGATGTTTCCGGAACCAGTCCGGGAGGGATTCCGATTCCGTCATCGCGGACTTGAAGTGTTATGCAATCCTGGTCCGAAGAGACCAAAAGAGATAGAGAGATGGTGCCCGAGCGGCCTTGAGGAAAGGCGTGTTTCAGGGAGTTTGTTATCAGCTCATTGGCGATAATTCCGGCCACAGAGAGCGTTTTGCTGTCCACAAAGGTGTCATCGGCGGTTGCGGTGAGGGTAATTTCGGGAGGTATCGAGAGGGCCTCGCAAATTGTCTCTACCAAGGATTCCAGATAATCCCGCGCCGAGATTCGCCGGAAATCACGGCTGCCATAGAGCTGTGCGTAGAGCACGGCCATGCTCTGGAGGCGTCCTCTGGCATCGCGGAGAACTTTTGCCGCCTCGACGTTTTCCGTGGCACCCTCCTGAAGGGCCAGCAGGCTGGTCATGATGGTCATGTTGTTTTTTATGCGGTGGTGTACCTCGTGGAGCAGCAGTTCTTTCTCCCAAAGGAGTGATTTAATCGTCTGATCGTCCTCCTTGCGCTCCGTTATATCGTGTGCTACTGCCAGAACGGTTCCCTCCTCGGGGTCACAGGGGGTCACCTGAGCCTCGAACCATCTTGCCTCTCCCGCAATGGCGAGCTCGTATTCAAAAATCTGGGTTTCCTTCGAAGCCAGGGCCAGGGCAATAATGTCCAGGATGCGCTCCTCTTCATCCGCATCGAACAGATCGGCAAGGCTGATCCCTTCCAGCGCTTCCAGAGGGAAGGCCAGGAGCTCTGGCCTGGCCGCGAAGGCCTCCAGAAAGTGCCCCTCCCGGGTGATCACAAAGACTGGATCGGGCAGGGCTCGAAGGATCGCCTCCTTCCGCTCGCTCAAGGAGCGGGCCCGTTGCTGTTCTTCGAAAAGCTCCAGGGCGAGGTGAAGGGTCTGTCGGACCACGGCGGCTCCCGCAGTGAACTCCAGGCATCCCTGGAAGGAGGCCTTCTCGGGAAGGTCCCGGGGATCCTCATCGGTTGATACCAGACGGATCAGGGGCAGGCCCTGGCAGGCCCGGAGAAGGGTTGCCAGCACGTCAGGACCGCCATGATTTCGGGTGGCCCTGGTATCAAGAAGAACCAGATCGGCCACTGATCCTTCGCGGTGCAGGGGCCTTCCGGACTGGAGGGTCGACTCGCCCCAGGGGTCAATCTCGACCAGGTATCCCCAGGAACTCAGGAGACTCCCCAGACGGTGTGTCTCCCCGGCTTCCCCGGAAAGGATCAAGAGAAGTTTCTTCTCAGATTCGACCATAGGCCTTCTCCACCATGGAACCCCTTCACTATGAAATAAAGGATAGTGCATAGGACCCGAAAGTTCTACGCCGGGATCGGCCTCCGGGATAAAGGGGCGTTTTTGCTCCTCCCCTTCCGGTTATTCGGATAGTGCTTCAATTGTGTTGGATATTTCCTGTAGCAGTTGTCTGGCCTTATAGGGCTTCGGCACGTAGCTGTTCATGCCTGCTTCAAGAAAAAGGGTGATATCGTCGGCAAAGGCGTGGGCCGTGAGGGCGATGATCGGCTGAGGTTTCCGGTTCTGATCCTGCTCCCATTGTCGTATGGCCCGAGTTGCCTCGATTCCGTCCATTTCCGGCATGGATACGTCCATGAGGATCAGATCATAGTGGTTCTGCCTGGCCTGGTTGAGCGCCTCCTGTCCGTTTTCCGTGGCAGTCACCAGGCAGCCCTGCTGTTCCAGAATTCGTACAAGGTATAACCGGTTGATCGCCTCGTCCTCGGCAACAAGGAGTCGGAGTCCTTCCAGGGAGGCTGTTTCGCGGGCGGGGGCAGTCGCTCTGGGAGGTGGGCCGGGTTCGGGAGGGATCACGACAGGGTTCGGCGGGTCTTCCTTCCCGGGAGAGCTGGCAAGGGGCAGAGGCACGCTGAGATG
Proteins encoded in this window:
- a CDS encoding sugar isomerase, with the translated sequence MNLHQERSVAPPSIGLLIMGRKRPGFDPEWGATITSRIQAFLESLPWTVHSPPETITDTTELTKAVDFCRARGVTVLVIVQPTISDGRLAPLLSRLWEEPLLLWATTEKQEGSMISANSLVGTHAMAATLRHLGHAISFAYGHPDDPKTQEALQREILTVHAAQNIRGKVFGLIGYHAPGFIDFHADPVFLAETLGSHLYHVSTTELISRVEGYSSDEIAGDLQTLKDLGLPSGEGFSPGAAGELEMQARYSRAFRDIYQESGLDALAFRCWPDLPNQTGHWPYLALAQLVSQGMPIAMEGDLDGAICSRIAESLGIGPVYLTDWLEHTEKTATIWHTGAAPFQMCEPPGSPGAPRLGLQFNNLKPTVVEATIRAGMEVTLFRLWRFRNRYYMTALEGKTAPPLRDLLATNGLFETESLDIRLWFEEMIQAGMPHHLCVVQGRQRDILRRTAQLMGATFL
- a CDS encoding succinate--CoA ligase subunit beta, which translates into the protein MKRFEFQGKELFSRAGIAIPQGQLVRIMNPDGTPLPDGSPDLQERLGAAINELAHLSSGKTSRLVVKAQLDMGGRGKAGLIRIVGGNQGDPDELAQETLLAVQEMLEGGHTIPAILLEEAVPFNQELYISISVDALGGGYVLLASAEGGVDIETLAEERPHAIKRVFLDPLRGILPYQARGLAYDLGLQGDMVRSFADLATRLYSVFIENDAELAEINPLFVRADGKRLVAGDAKVIIDDNSLYRHPEFQLLREQYESDPAFEAALEGIPYLQFDGTISLMCAGAGLATTVFDLVNYEGGSVANYLEFGGPNYNKAQRAMELCLKNKSKVILIVTFGTIARADVMAKGVVEAVKNLNPDRPIVTCLRGTNEEEADATLRAAGLEPLYDTEVAVRKAVALAGGKA
- a CDS encoding transketolase family protein; the protein is MNYVIERAPQDEQQPEMRAVYGEELVRLAEEDDRIVVLDADLMRANGTVCFKERFPERTFDMGVAEANMVGVAAGLSATGFIPFPASFSCFATRRTFDQFFLSANYARQNVKLTGSDPGVAAAYNGGTHMSFEDLGLMRTIPGIVICEPADPVSLKSLLPQIAFRKGSSYLRLHRKPVTPIYAPSETFELGKGKVLCEGSDLTIIASGAILVAEAIAAAELLEETGLSATVIDMHTIKPLDEELLIQYARKTGAVLTAENHQVQGGLGSAVAEVLGEHYPVPHIRVGIQDEFGEVGTQRYLQERFGLTAENITNQARNLMDKKTGNHPERKGA
- a CDS encoding succinate--CoA ligase subunit alpha; amino-acid sequence: MSIFIDETTPIVVQGITGKEGAFWTGHMIDLGARVVAGVTPGKEGQEVRGIPVYHSVARAQEANRAEAAMLFVPPRFTRDAVYEALNGGIKKIITIADGIPLRDQVEIRAAARSEGAQVVGGNTSGVISPGRSMAGTFPYWIKRVYKPGRIGVMTRSGSLTNEVTSMIVAEGFGVSTLIGVGGDPVPGTRFAEFLDAFQHDSETEGVVIVGELGGTMEEEVARAMADQRFTKPLVAFIGGRTAPRGKRMGHAGAIVTGSAGTVAAKDQALTRAGALVADRPSTVGTMLRSLLPEAR
- a CDS encoding RpiB/LacA/LacB family sugar-phosphate isomerase translates to MNTKKTRLAVASDRAGYPLKQALLEHLTTREDLEILDLGQDSPDEARPYVEQAPKVARALQEGRADKGVLVCGTGQGMAIVANKFKGVYAIVADTVFAGERGRIINNSNVITLGGWITAPFLGIQIVESWLALEFTQTMEDRAEWLSSAFSGVQRLEEENFA
- a CDS encoding transketolase, whose amino-acid sequence is MTTEDLRRLKEKALDIRRLTVEEIAHLGIGHVGGCLSVTEILVLLYYRHMKHDPADPVREDRDKFVLSKGHAGPALYAVLADRGFFPKEMLYTLNQGGTNLPSHCDMNRTPGIDMTTGSLGQGLSAAVGMALGHRLKNLPGRIFALIGDGDTNEGQTWEAAMSASMYGLNNLVAFTDYNKMQIDGPSEKIMNLDHLEERWESFGWFTQRVDGHDLGALDEVLERACAEEKRPSMIIADTIKGKGIPHIENDYTNHNMPLTREDAEKVYAWLDRCESELEETNREVQP
- a CDS encoding SLC13 family permease codes for the protein MAARERENSFRWLILASAFAIALLGRFAPVPESIARIGGATLTSDGLTAMGVLLFTLLLWLTEAIPFHITGLLGLILLALFGVESFAGVVSIGFGNHIVAFFIGVLILSSFITTSGLGNRISVFLLSRTGNRTSMILLGFMTVGALISAWITDTAVAAMLMPLGAAILKEEGVEPLKSNFGKALMISCAWGPTVGGIMTPAGAGPNPIAIGFLQEMAGVELTFLGWMAFGVPAGLLILLPTWGVLMVVFKPEMKRLQKTRAEMQEEYRCLPPMHREEKTTLLIFLLTVSLWITTPVWEHLLGIAIPISLPVLLTASIFFFPGVAETPWAKVEKDISWSSIVLILAGISLGMVLYRTGAAEWLALATLGGIGTLHPFVLVLLVVVIVSLIKIFLSSNTVTATIMIPIMITLAAAVGLDALTITMPAALTASMAFIMVTSTPTNVIPYTAGYFSIRDFALGGIIVSLVSAPIVAAVIYGIGMMTGLY
- a CDS encoding aldehyde dehydrogenase family protein, translated to MSSADQTVIASLMERARAAQEKIAAYTQEEIDDLCLSVGWEVYNDENIGKLAECAVQATGMGNVADKITKHKVKVLGVLKDLQQARTVGLIERDEIRGLSKYAKPVGVVGALLPVTNPTATPASNGLSILKGRNAVIFAPHPRAARASALAVEFMRRGLRRVGAPEDLVQIVDEPSLEQTGELMKQVDLVVATGGGAMVKAAYSSGTPAFGVGPGNSVQIVAEDADLADAAAKIALSKAFDHATSCSSENSIIVEDSVYDKMLSELVNHQGCYLATSRERSQLESWLWRPNKKGVVSLNPEIIARSAETIAAGAGITLPEGTRVILVEGQHPLEQDPFSQEKLCPVLTVYRYTRWEEAVDLLVRLTDQAGTGHSCGIHTFREDYIHHLGETIRTSRIMVRQAQAPGNGGNFFNAMPSTVTLGCGTWGGNITTENIYWKHFINVTWVSEPIPPDRPGDEEIWGSFWTRYRK